A part of Candidatus Deferrimicrobium borealis genomic DNA contains:
- a CDS encoding histone deacetylase gives MPRFATGIFYHPSYSRRSYLTVGARLADFPMALDGILRDERVKLYEPGPVSRELLLKVHTPGLIEGVKGDPLCSTAWHSAGGVVMAGEKIAEGEIGNAFAFIGAGGHHSGRDFFGGYCCFNDVALCVVNLREKHGFRRFAILDTDAHHGDGTRELFLDDADVLHVCICGKEFESPDKTKVDVGFPDLRGSTAGRSINDAYFDRVAHQFPDRVRRFRPDLIFWYFGFDTHQGDYGDIGLTGPCYWDIALLMRDLAGEVCGGKLAVVLGGGSHAKLATYLIPPVIERLAGNGKGVVP, from the coding sequence ATGCCCCGATTCGCCACCGGCATTTTCTATCACCCGTCCTACTCGCGGCGCAGCTACCTGACGGTCGGGGCGCGGCTGGCCGATTTTCCGATGGCGCTGGACGGGATCCTGCGGGACGAGCGGGTCAAGCTCTATGAGCCGGGGCCCGTTTCGCGGGAGTTGCTCCTGAAGGTCCATACCCCGGGGCTGATCGAAGGGGTGAAGGGGGATCCGCTCTGCTCGACTGCCTGGCATTCGGCGGGCGGCGTGGTGATGGCGGGGGAGAAGATCGCCGAAGGGGAGATCGGCAACGCCTTCGCCTTCATCGGGGCCGGGGGGCACCACTCCGGCCGGGACTTCTTCGGGGGATACTGCTGCTTCAACGACGTCGCGCTCTGCGTCGTCAACCTGCGGGAGAAGCACGGCTTCCGCCGGTTCGCGATCCTCGACACCGACGCGCACCACGGCGACGGCACGCGGGAGCTCTTCCTCGACGACGCCGACGTCCTCCACGTCTGTATCTGCGGCAAGGAGTTCGAATCCCCCGACAAGACGAAGGTGGACGTCGGTTTTCCCGACCTGCGTGGAAGCACCGCTGGCCGGTCGATCAACGACGCCTACTTCGACCGGGTGGCGCACCAGTTCCCCGACCGGGTCCGCCGGTTCCGTCCCGACCTCATCTTCTGGTACTTCGGTTTCGACACCCACCAGGGCGACTACGGGGACATCGGCCTCACCGGGCCGTGCTACTGGGACATCGCCCTCCTGATGCGGGATCTCGCGGGGGAGGTCTGCGGCGGGAAGCTCGCGGTGGTCCTCGGCGGCGGCTCCCACGCGAAGCTGGCGACGTACCTGATCCCGCCGGTCATCGAGCGGCTGGCGGGGAACGGAAAAGGTGTGGTCCCTTGA
- the tpx gene encoding thiol peroxidase translates to MQERKGVITFKGNPMTLLGPEIKAGDKAPDFRVVDTGLAPVSLADFKGKVKIISAVPSLDTPTCDTETRRFNQEAAKLPGNVVVLTVSLDLPFAQKRWCAAAGIDKVKTLSDYQDRSFASAYGVLIKELKLLSRSIFVVDGSDTVRYVQHVKEVSQEPDYAAVLAAARGLT, encoded by the coding sequence ATGCAGGAGCGCAAGGGAGTGATCACGTTCAAGGGGAACCCGATGACCCTCCTCGGGCCCGAGATCAAGGCGGGGGACAAGGCCCCCGACTTCCGGGTCGTGGACACGGGGCTGGCGCCGGTTTCGCTCGCGGATTTCAAGGGGAAGGTCAAGATCATCAGCGCCGTGCCGTCCCTCGACACGCCGACGTGCGACACGGAGACGCGGCGGTTCAACCAGGAGGCGGCGAAGCTCCCGGGGAACGTCGTCGTCCTCACGGTCAGCCTCGACCTCCCGTTCGCCCAGAAACGGTGGTGCGCGGCGGCCGGCATCGACAAGGTGAAGACCCTCTCGGACTACCAGGACCGCTCCTTCGCCTCCGCCTACGGGGTGCTCATCAAGGAGCTGAAGCTTCTGTCCCGGTCGATCTTCGTGGTCGACGGGAGCGACACGGTGCGGTACGTCCAGCACGTGAAGGAGGTGTCCCAGGAGCCGGATTACGCCGCGGTCCTCGCGGCGGCGCGGGGTCTCACGTAG
- a CDS encoding branched-chain amino acid ABC transporter permease — translation MITTLVYGFTIGGILYILSIGLSLTFGSMRIVNFAHALVYTTGAYFLVVALRTLGLGFLPAAAVATVAVLPIAAVIERFIIRRLYGESLDYAIIATYAVLLIGVDLIKWAFGATPIPLSDPIGRDVGLFGISFPLYRLLIIALAISIHGGLYLFFKRTVVGKIVVAGLEDKDAVRSLGIDVDRHFAIVFLVGSGLAALGGVLYAPITSVHPYMGFQVLLICFAVVIVGGMGSLHGTFLASFALGMVIAITGRFWGPAAETMVYAVMAVVLIFKPLDV, via the coding sequence ATGATCACCACGCTGGTCTACGGGTTCACGATCGGGGGGATCCTGTACATCCTCTCCATCGGTCTGTCGCTGACGTTCGGCTCCATGCGGATCGTGAACTTCGCCCACGCGCTGGTCTACACCACCGGCGCCTATTTCCTGGTCGTCGCCCTCCGGACCCTCGGTCTGGGCTTCCTGCCGGCGGCGGCGGTCGCGACGGTCGCGGTCCTTCCCATCGCCGCCGTGATCGAGCGGTTCATCATTCGCAGGCTTTACGGGGAGTCGCTCGACTACGCGATCATCGCCACGTACGCCGTCCTCCTGATCGGGGTGGATCTCATCAAGTGGGCCTTCGGGGCGACGCCCATCCCGCTTTCGGATCCGATCGGCAGGGACGTCGGCCTGTTCGGGATCTCCTTTCCCCTCTACCGCCTGCTGATCATCGCGCTGGCGATCTCGATCCACGGCGGCCTCTACCTCTTCTTCAAAAGGACGGTCGTGGGGAAGATCGTGGTGGCGGGCCTGGAGGACAAGGATGCGGTTCGCAGCCTCGGCATCGACGTCGACCGGCACTTCGCGATCGTCTTCCTCGTCGGCAGCGGGCTGGCGGCGCTCGGCGGGGTCCTTTACGCCCCGATCACCTCGGTCCACCCGTACATGGGCTTCCAGGTCCTGCTGATCTGCTTCGCGGTCGTCATCGTGGGGGGGATGGGCAGCCTCCACGGGACGTTCCTCGCCTCCTTCGCCCTCGGGATGGTGATCGCCATCACCGGGAGATTTTGGGGACCCGCGGCCGAGACGATGGTCTACGCCGTCATGGCCGTGGTTCTCATCTTCAAACCCCTCGACGTTTGA
- a CDS encoding branched-chain amino acid ABC transporter permease codes for MTGRMRRIDILLIAGAFLLLLPFLKFQRTTDYIIFCVFVLSFDLIYGYMGRLSFGHMLFLGAGAYAVTLFAEHVSPNPFLSVLFAIAAAAAVGGLLGPVVVRTTGAAFALINLAFNQVGHFLVLIAFARYTGGEDGMSAVFSKTGFLDFQDKRVLFGFCLACLLLTCWGMKRLTRSPFGILLRMIKENETRVKFLGYDTFRYKWAAYALSAGVAGFSGALSILNYGYVTPSFIDTNRNVEVIFASLIGGAGSIYGSLAGGVVFMAISNYLPTYIPRWEMFLGFGLLLLVFRFRTGIWGALAALEVFRSRREGEGG; via the coding sequence GTGACCGGGAGGATGCGGCGGATCGACATCCTGCTGATCGCCGGGGCGTTCCTGCTCCTCCTCCCGTTCCTCAAGTTCCAGCGCACGACCGATTACATCATCTTCTGCGTTTTCGTTCTCTCCTTCGACCTCATCTACGGCTACATGGGCCGCCTTTCGTTCGGGCACATGCTGTTCCTGGGGGCCGGCGCCTACGCCGTGACGCTGTTCGCGGAGCACGTCTCGCCGAACCCGTTCCTCTCCGTCCTGTTCGCGATCGCGGCCGCCGCCGCGGTCGGGGGGCTGCTGGGACCCGTCGTCGTCCGGACGACGGGCGCGGCGTTCGCGCTCATCAACCTGGCGTTCAACCAGGTCGGGCATTTTCTCGTGCTGATCGCGTTTGCCCGGTACACCGGGGGGGAGGACGGCATGTCGGCCGTCTTCTCGAAAACCGGGTTCCTGGATTTCCAGGACAAGCGGGTGCTGTTCGGCTTCTGCCTGGCGTGTCTCCTCCTCACGTGCTGGGGGATGAAGCGGCTCACCAGGTCCCCGTTCGGCATCCTGCTGCGGATGATCAAGGAGAACGAGACGCGCGTCAAATTCCTCGGGTACGACACCTTCCGGTACAAGTGGGCCGCCTACGCGCTTTCCGCGGGCGTCGCCGGGTTCTCCGGCGCCCTGTCGATCCTGAACTACGGGTACGTCACGCCCAGCTTCATCGACACGAACCGGAACGTGGAGGTGATCTTCGCGTCGCTCATCGGCGGGGCGGGGAGCATCTACGGCTCCCTGGCGGGGGGGGTGGTTTTCATGGCGATCAGCAACTACCTGCCCACGTACATCCCCCGGTGGGAGATGTTCCTCGGCTTCGGCCTGCTCCTTCTCGTGTTCCGGTTCCGGACGGGGATCTGGGGAGCGTTGGCCGCCCTCGAGGTGTTCCGCTCTCGCCGGGAAGGGGAGGGCGGATGA
- a CDS encoding ATP-binding cassette domain-containing protein → MSETLLRVDAVDAAYGSASVLHKVSLRVDQGEMVFIAGRNGAGKTTLLKTIAGFMPPAAGTVRLEGRDLRGIRPENVARLGVRYVFQDKRVFSKLTVRENLELAAHPSGERMSDVVARMVSIYPAMEKFLDSKAGGLSGGQRQILLIGRALTGNPKILLVDEPTEGLAAGVIDDIFRLLSEMKGRLSMLIVEQNLPVVARLADRVYVMKEGKIFQELATRAEIEATGALERNL, encoded by the coding sequence GTGAGCGAGACCCTGCTCAGGGTCGACGCCGTCGACGCCGCGTACGGGAGCGCGAGCGTCCTGCACAAGGTGTCGCTTCGCGTGGATCAGGGCGAAATGGTGTTCATCGCGGGACGCAACGGCGCGGGGAAGACGACGCTGCTCAAGACGATCGCGGGGTTCATGCCCCCCGCGGCCGGCACGGTCCGCCTCGAGGGGAGGGACCTGCGCGGGATCCGTCCGGAAAACGTCGCGCGCCTCGGCGTGCGGTACGTCTTCCAGGACAAGCGCGTCTTTTCGAAGCTGACGGTCCGGGAGAACCTCGAGCTGGCGGCGCACCCCTCCGGCGAGCGGATGTCCGACGTCGTCGCGCGGATGGTCTCGATCTACCCCGCGATGGAGAAGTTCCTCGACAGCAAGGCGGGGGGCTTGAGCGGGGGGCAGCGGCAGATCCTCCTGATCGGCCGCGCGCTGACGGGGAACCCGAAGATCCTGCTGGTCGACGAGCCCACCGAGGGGCTGGCGGCGGGAGTGATCGACGACATCTTCCGCCTCCTTTCGGAGATGAAGGGGCGCCTGTCCATGCTGATCGTCGAACAGAACCTGCCGGTGGTCGCGCGGCTGGCCGACCGGGTCTACGTGATGAAGGAGGGGAAGATCTTCCAGGAGCTCGCCACCCGCGCCGAAATCGAGGCGACCGGGGCGCTGGAGAGGAACCTGTGA
- a CDS encoding ABC transporter ATP-binding protein: MPEEIILETRGVTKRFDGFAAVSGVNYRLREGESAGIIGPNGAGKTTFFNLLTGMFPPTEGTVLYRGADITRIPAHGRVGRGLVRTFQLVSVFDSLTVRENLVLALIRAGKEPAASARFFLEDAWTGNLPELSAGALGTVGLREKALWKTSELSYGDKRKLEIALALCLRPSVLLLDEPFAGLSDVEIVEVLELIRRVRVDFTLVIIEHKISRIVDLVSRLSVMHEGKLIAEGGPAEVLADPLVRQVYWGRP; this comes from the coding sequence TTGCCCGAAGAAATCATTCTCGAAACCCGGGGCGTCACGAAGCGGTTCGACGGGTTCGCCGCGGTGTCCGGTGTGAACTACCGCCTCCGGGAAGGGGAGTCGGCGGGAATCATCGGTCCCAACGGGGCGGGCAAGACCACCTTTTTCAATCTGTTGACCGGGATGTTTCCCCCCACCGAGGGAACGGTGCTGTACCGGGGGGCCGACATCACGCGGATTCCCGCCCACGGAAGAGTGGGCCGGGGGCTCGTCCGGACCTTCCAGCTCGTATCGGTGTTCGACAGCCTGACCGTGCGGGAGAACCTGGTCCTCGCCCTGATCCGCGCCGGGAAGGAACCTGCGGCGTCCGCCCGGTTCTTCCTCGAGGACGCCTGGACCGGGAACCTCCCCGAGCTCTCCGCCGGGGCGCTGGGGACGGTCGGTCTCCGGGAGAAGGCGCTCTGGAAGACCTCGGAGCTTTCCTACGGCGACAAGCGGAAGCTGGAGATCGCCCTCGCGCTCTGCCTGCGGCCCTCCGTCCTCCTGCTGGACGAGCCGTTCGCCGGCCTCTCGGACGTGGAGATCGTGGAGGTTCTCGAACTGATCCGCAGGGTGAGGGTGGATTTCACCCTGGTCATCATCGAGCACAAGATCTCCCGCATCGTGGACCTGGTGTCGAGACTGTCGGTGATGCACGAAGGGAAACTGATCGCCGAGGGCGGGCCCGCCGAGGTGCTCGCCGACCCGCTGGTCCGGCAGGTGTACTGGGGGCGGCCGTGA
- a CDS encoding ABC transporter substrate-binding protein — MRIANRMAMAGIALAAALTLLLPAGAFAAAPDKIKVGFMFGMTGAASPIGPVQLDGAKLAVKEINAAGGVMIGGKKVPVEFVVRDDETKPDIAIRRFRELLTEEKVDLIVGQTFAPISGALNKEVKKTPVLYFPVNVVALKMFEKSEMAPSTFAPHGSAYAAGYAGAAYIVKNLGYKKIVFFGPAYAFGQDQWAGAKDAFKKYGVTAEYLESPVGTSDFTPYLTKVAEKNPEIVMLAHWGVDAINVLKQSYEIGLKKKTKIWFNWMTNIFGSGVPAPALEGVYSLMSWYHDMTGFKDAAVVKAADDFSQRFRKVYGYPPDPYSAMAYIGTTEALRGIALAQSTDPAAVAAALMKSPRFDTMKGPATWRADHQPTFQYGAFVVLGKGAKERKDPKWDLVNIVDVYSGEDYLPPLSALGY, encoded by the coding sequence ATGAGGATCGCGAACAGGATGGCGATGGCGGGAATCGCGCTGGCGGCGGCCTTGACGCTGCTGTTGCCCGCGGGGGCCTTCGCTGCGGCCCCCGACAAGATCAAGGTGGGGTTCATGTTCGGCATGACCGGGGCGGCTTCGCCGATCGGCCCGGTGCAGCTCGACGGCGCCAAGCTGGCCGTCAAGGAGATCAACGCGGCGGGCGGCGTGATGATCGGCGGGAAAAAGGTCCCGGTGGAGTTCGTCGTCCGGGACGACGAGACGAAGCCGGACATCGCGATCCGGCGGTTCCGCGAGCTCCTGACGGAGGAGAAGGTCGACCTGATCGTCGGGCAGACGTTCGCCCCGATCTCCGGGGCGCTGAACAAGGAAGTGAAGAAGACGCCCGTGCTCTACTTCCCGGTCAACGTGGTCGCGCTCAAGATGTTCGAAAAGTCCGAGATGGCGCCTTCGACCTTCGCCCCCCACGGCAGCGCGTACGCCGCGGGGTACGCCGGGGCCGCCTATATCGTCAAGAACCTCGGCTACAAGAAGATCGTCTTCTTCGGGCCCGCCTACGCGTTCGGTCAGGACCAGTGGGCCGGCGCGAAGGACGCATTCAAGAAGTACGGCGTCACGGCGGAATACCTCGAATCCCCGGTCGGGACGAGCGATTTCACCCCGTATCTCACCAAGGTCGCGGAGAAGAATCCCGAGATCGTGATGCTCGCCCACTGGGGGGTGGATGCGATCAACGTCCTCAAGCAGTCCTACGAAATCGGGCTCAAGAAGAAGACGAAGATCTGGTTCAACTGGATGACCAACATCTTCGGCAGCGGCGTCCCGGCCCCCGCCCTGGAAGGGGTCTACTCCCTCATGTCCTGGTACCACGACATGACGGGGTTCAAGGACGCCGCGGTGGTGAAGGCCGCGGACGATTTCAGCCAGAGGTTCCGGAAGGTGTACGGATACCCCCCCGACCCGTACAGCGCGATGGCGTACATCGGGACGACCGAGGCGCTCCGCGGGATCGCTCTGGCGCAGTCGACCGACCCCGCCGCGGTGGCCGCGGCGCTGATGAAATCGCCCCGCTTCGATACCATGAAAGGACCCGCTACGTGGCGGGCGGATCATCAGCCGACGTTCCAGTACGGCGCGTTCGTGGTTCTGGGCAAGGGAGCGAAGGAGCGGAAAGATCCCAAGTGGGATCTCGTCAATATCGTGGACGTGTATTCGGGAGAGGATTATCTTCCTCCCCTCTCCGCTCTGGGCTACTAG
- a CDS encoding cysteine hydrolase: protein MTREAKVRIPAEKTAIVLIEPQNDFLSPGGTMYAYIKDQLAERGVIDNLKNLLSNARGKVKIFFVPFHPFEKGFPELKKGGPGCDGLRGIEMDMKADWGTGAWLKGTPGPEIIKQLTPKKGDIVVEGKMTLDAFHSTALDYLLRANQIEYVAFTGFHTNWCVESSARSAYDKGYRVHVISDCTATDTAEEQKYAEKWIFPKIGKVMTSKEFLASLV from the coding sequence ATGACAAGGGAAGCGAAGGTTCGGATTCCAGCGGAGAAGACGGCGATCGTCCTGATCGAGCCGCAGAACGATTTTCTTTCGCCGGGCGGCACGATGTACGCCTACATCAAGGATCAACTGGCGGAACGCGGCGTGATCGACAACCTGAAAAACCTTCTCTCGAACGCGCGGGGCAAGGTGAAGATCTTTTTCGTCCCGTTCCATCCGTTCGAGAAGGGGTTCCCCGAGTTGAAGAAGGGCGGACCCGGGTGCGACGGGCTGCGCGGGATCGAGATGGACATGAAAGCCGACTGGGGAACCGGGGCGTGGCTGAAGGGAACACCGGGTCCCGAGATCATCAAGCAGCTCACGCCGAAGAAGGGCGACATCGTCGTCGAGGGGAAGATGACGCTCGACGCGTTCCATTCGACGGCGCTCGACTATCTGCTGCGGGCCAACCAGATCGAGTACGTCGCGTTCACCGGGTTCCACACCAACTGGTGCGTCGAATCGTCGGCGCGGTCCGCCTACGACAAGGGGTACCGGGTGCACGTGATCTCGGACTGCACGGCGACCGACACGGCGGAGGAGCAGAAGTACGCGGAGAAGTGGATCTTCCCGAAGATCGGGAAAGTCATGACATCCAAGGAATTTCTCGCTTCCCTCGTATAG
- a CDS encoding GntR family transcriptional regulator, translated as MAKLVPVNLSERAYVKIKKMISDYRFSPGSRLNVEQLARDLGTSRTPIWEAVRRLEQEGLVKNIPNRGVFLVELTHKTAIELYMVREVLEGMAARLAVQGISDKAIEKMEKMLREQEKIVAEEDLVAYSKSDFDFHACIYAACGNTILREMLENIKEKARPFEMRITPILTELFNDHQMIVRAMRLRDPLLAEVAFREHNQRVLRQLHAEDLDGRIRHTTNPPKGRKP; from the coding sequence ATGGCCAAGCTGGTCCCCGTCAACCTGAGCGAACGCGCCTACGTCAAGATCAAGAAGATGATCTCCGACTACCGGTTCTCCCCCGGCAGCCGGCTCAACGTGGAGCAGCTGGCGCGCGACCTCGGAACCAGCCGCACCCCGATCTGGGAAGCCGTGCGGCGACTGGAGCAGGAAGGGCTCGTGAAGAACATCCCGAACCGCGGGGTCTTCCTCGTGGAGTTGACCCACAAGACCGCCATCGAGCTGTACATGGTCCGGGAAGTCCTCGAGGGGATGGCCGCCCGTCTCGCCGTGCAGGGGATCTCCGACAAGGCGATCGAGAAGATGGAGAAGATGCTCCGGGAGCAGGAGAAGATCGTGGCGGAGGAGGACCTCGTCGCGTACTCCAAGTCCGACTTCGACTTCCACGCCTGCATCTACGCGGCCTGCGGCAACACGATCCTTCGCGAGATGCTGGAAAACATCAAGGAGAAGGCCCGGCCGTTCGAAATGCGGATCACTCCGATCCTCACGGAACTGTTCAACGACCACCAGATGATCGTCCGCGCCATGCGCCTGCGCGACCCCCTGCTCGCCGAGGTCGCGTTCCGGGAGCACAACCAGAGGGTGCTGAGACAGTTGCACGCGGAAGACCTCGACGGTCGAATCCGCCATACCACCAATCCGCCGAAAGGGAGGAAGCCATGA
- a CDS encoding DUF1343 domain-containing protein yields the protein MGDAVPVAGRRTERVWTGLDVLVKKRFAPLRGLAVGLICNPTAVDRRLLHAADLLHEARGVRLAALFGPEHGVRGEIQYMAAARGGRDRKTGVPVHSLYGSDAGSLRPAGKSLRGLDALVFDIQDVGARYYTYQATMLFCMEAAAQAKLAFFVLDRPNPIGGNHVEGPALRPGFGSFCGVHDVAVRHGLTVGELAALYRQERNLDLALTVIPCRGWRREMSQRDTLLPWVFPSPNMPTPETALVYPGMCLLEGTNLSEGRGTTRPFELFGAPWLDADSLAEALAAERLPGVRFRPVRFVPTWDKHAGRRCHGVEVCVVDREAFRPFRTGVACVAAARAQDPVRFRWRTEAYEFVEGIPAFDLLCGSSREREAIERGRGWRDLAGDWAREERAYAGRRALHLRYDP from the coding sequence ATGGGAGACGCGGTCCCGGTCGCCGGGCGCCGCACGGAGAGGGTCTGGACCGGCCTCGACGTGCTCGTCAAGAAGCGCTTCGCCCCCCTGCGGGGGCTTGCGGTAGGACTGATCTGCAACCCCACGGCGGTGGACCGGCGCCTGCTCCACGCCGCGGACCTGCTCCACGAGGCGCGGGGCGTCCGGCTCGCCGCCCTCTTCGGCCCGGAACACGGCGTCCGCGGAGAGATCCAGTACATGGCCGCCGCGCGCGGTGGACGGGACCGGAAGACCGGCGTCCCGGTCCACTCGTTGTACGGAAGCGACGCCGGGTCGCTTCGTCCGGCGGGAAAGTCGCTGCGCGGTCTCGACGCGCTCGTCTTCGACATCCAGGACGTCGGTGCGCGCTACTACACGTACCAGGCCACCATGCTCTTCTGCATGGAGGCCGCCGCGCAGGCGAAGCTCGCCTTCTTCGTTCTCGACCGGCCGAACCCGATCGGCGGGAACCACGTGGAAGGGCCGGCGCTTCGCCCCGGCTTCGGGAGTTTTTGCGGCGTGCACGACGTCGCCGTCCGCCACGGCCTGACCGTCGGTGAACTGGCGGCCCTCTACCGGCAGGAGCGGAACCTCGACCTCGCGCTCACGGTGATCCCCTGCCGCGGCTGGCGAAGGGAGATGTCCCAGCGGGACACCCTCCTCCCGTGGGTCTTCCCGTCCCCCAACATGCCGACCCCGGAGACGGCGCTCGTCTACCCCGGGATGTGCCTCCTGGAGGGGACGAACCTGAGCGAGGGACGGGGGACCACGCGGCCGTTCGAACTGTTCGGCGCCCCCTGGCTCGACGCCGACTCCCTGGCGGAAGCGCTCGCGGCCGAACGTCTGCCGGGTGTCCGGTTCCGGCCGGTCCGCTTCGTCCCGACGTGGGACAAGCATGCCGGAAGGCGGTGCCACGGCGTCGAGGTCTGCGTCGTCGACCGCGAGGCGTTTCGTCCCTTCCGCACCGGCGTCGCGTGCGTCGCCGCGGCGCGCGCCCAGGATCCGGTGCGCTTCCGGTGGCGGACGGAAGCGTACGAATTCGTCGAAGGCATCCCGGCGTTCGACCTGCTGTGCGGATCGTCCCGCGAGCGGGAGGCGATCGAGCGGGGCCGGGGGTGGCGCGACCTCGCGGGGGATTGGGCGCGCGAGGAGCGGGCGTACGCCGGGCGAAGGGCGCTCCACCTCCGGTACGACCCATAA
- a CDS encoding DOMON-like domain-containing protein yields the protein MHPQRFLLKPFPGEGNPAGLTIGGSIGRRAEILSVRCEVRGDLSKVATPAVAEAPRRRDRLWEETCFELFLGTADSGEYWELNLSPSGDWNVYRFTRYREGMREETDITSLPFDVRRDPEALLLTAEIGIGKIVPAGKVLAATVAVVIRTSDGGKSHWAPIHPASRPDFHRREGFALILP from the coding sequence ATGCATCCGCAACGATTCCTCCTGAAGCCGTTCCCCGGCGAAGGGAACCCGGCCGGCCTGACGATCGGGGGGTCGATCGGCCGCCGCGCGGAGATCTTGTCGGTCCGCTGCGAGGTGCGGGGGGACCTGTCGAAGGTGGCGACCCCTGCCGTCGCGGAGGCGCCCCGAAGGCGGGACCGGTTGTGGGAGGAGACCTGCTTCGAACTGTTCCTCGGCACGGCGGATTCCGGGGAGTATTGGGAGCTCAACCTCTCGCCGTCCGGGGACTGGAACGTCTACCGGTTCACGCGCTACCGGGAGGGGATGCGGGAGGAGACGGACATCACGTCATTGCCGTTCGACGTCCGGAGGGATCCGGAGGCGCTCCTTCTCACCGCGGAGATCGGCATCGGAAAGATCGTCCCGGCGGGCAAGGTCCTCGCGGCGACGGTCGCCGTGGTGATCAGGACGAGCGACGGAGGGAAAAGCCACTGGGCGCCGATCCATCCCGCCTCCCGGCCGGACTTCCACCGGAGGGAGGGGTTTGCGTTGATCCTCCCCTAA
- a CDS encoding DUF362 domain-containing protein produces the protein MEFGRRVFLHLLAAGASAAGLFRGGTNLHAAAEEAPRSSGPGKSGNPFLRGSKSLVAAVGGKDLAEMVRKAVSLIGGFGPLALRGKSVLVKPNVVGANGNPTTTNPSVVAAVVRVLYEEGAKKVYVGDMSALIRGATAKSMERTGILAAARNAGAEPLFFEDHDWVKVKVPGTYLKEVSVTEWIRKVDRVVNLPVIKTHEYAGYSICLKNFVGATHFRQRPYLVNALHWEEVVTELNLAYRPDLNIADGTKVMVEGGPWEGTAEEANLLLASGDRVACDVVGLALIKSYGRWKRLLTASPWEMGQVRRAVELGLGAGNAQALELLTASLDDDPAFHARMGKVKSLL, from the coding sequence ATGGAATTCGGGAGGAGGGTCTTTCTGCACCTGCTCGCCGCCGGGGCTTCCGCCGCGGGCCTCTTCCGGGGCGGGACGAACCTGCACGCCGCCGCGGAGGAAGCGCCGAGGAGCTCCGGACCGGGGAAATCGGGGAATCCCTTCCTGCGCGGCAGCAAGTCGCTCGTCGCGGCGGTGGGAGGGAAAGACCTTGCGGAAATGGTGAGGAAGGCGGTTTCGCTGATCGGAGGGTTCGGGCCGCTCGCCCTCCGGGGGAAGAGCGTGCTCGTGAAGCCGAACGTCGTCGGGGCAAACGGAAACCCGACCACCACGAATCCCTCCGTCGTCGCCGCGGTGGTACGCGTACTGTACGAGGAAGGGGCGAAAAAGGTGTACGTGGGCGACATGTCGGCCCTGATCCGTGGCGCCACGGCGAAGAGCATGGAGCGGACGGGGATCCTCGCCGCCGCGCGCAACGCCGGCGCGGAGCCCCTCTTCTTCGAGGACCACGACTGGGTGAAGGTCAAGGTCCCGGGAACGTACCTGAAGGAGGTCTCGGTCACGGAGTGGATCCGCAAGGTCGACCGGGTCGTCAACCTCCCGGTCATAAAGACCCACGAGTACGCCGGCTACTCCATCTGCCTGAAAAACTTCGTCGGCGCGACGCACTTCCGCCAGAGGCCCTATCTCGTGAACGCCCTCCACTGGGAGGAGGTCGTCACGGAGCTCAACCTCGCCTACCGTCCGGACCTGAACATCGCGGACGGCACGAAGGTCATGGTGGAGGGCGGGCCATGGGAGGGCACGGCGGAAGAGGCGAACCTCCTCCTGGCGAGCGGGGACAGGGTCGCCTGCGATGTCGTCGGTCTCGCCCTCATAAAGTCGTACGGGCGATGGAAGCGGCTCCTTACGGCCTCGCCCTGGGAGATGGGGCAGGTGCGAAGGGCGGTCGAACTGGGCCTTGGAGCGGGGAACGCGCAGGCGCTGGAGCTTCTGACCGCCTCCCTCGACGACGATCCGGCGTTCCACGCCCGGATGGGGAAGGTGAAATCCCTCCTGTGA
- a CDS encoding type II toxin-antitoxin system Phd/YefM family antitoxin, translating into MKTLSLSEAKMKLSGLVQVVGDTDEEIVITKNGAPAAVLISPGEFESMKETIAVRYDAGLMEEIRKGLQTLKVKEARLYTLDELFR; encoded by the coding sequence ATGAAAACATTGTCCCTCTCGGAAGCCAAGATGAAGTTGAGCGGACTCGTGCAGGTCGTAGGCGATACCGACGAGGAGATCGTCATCACGAAAAACGGAGCCCCTGCCGCCGTGCTGATCAGCCCCGGGGAGTTCGAAAGCATGAAAGAGACCATCGCGGTGCGGTACGATGCCGGGCTGATGGAGGAAATCCGGAAGGGTTTACAGACCCTGAAGGTGAAAGAAGCGCGCCTATACACACTCGACGAACTGTTTCGATAG